One segment of Poecile atricapillus isolate bPoeAtr1 chromosome 5, bPoeAtr1.hap1, whole genome shotgun sequence DNA contains the following:
- the FEV gene encoding protein FEV produces MPMPMPMPMPMPCSEVQRSEAVLADRRLRKRDAAAMRHGTGAVPLLLNMYLPAAGQARGSGRGLRGRCPRVGAGGSRSRLAPTLSPPHPRPLFPPDPVGETLFKDGKSQAWGSLSPGVQKGSGQIQLWQFLLELLSDRANLNCIAWEGTNGEFKLIDPDEVARRWGERKSKPNMNYDKLSRALRYYYDKNIMTKVHGKRYAYKFDFHGLAQVCQPTTPDHTLYKFQGNLAPLPFSGISKLNLMTSGVTPAGFSYWPGSSPSLYPGHGLQPSASFSAMAASHLNNMNNHYH; encoded by the exons ATGCCCATGCCCATGCCCATGCCCATGCCCATGCCGTGCAGCGAGGTGCAGCGGTCCGAGGCCGTGCTGGCCGACCGGCGGCTCAGGAAGAGAGATGCTG CTGCCATGAGACACGGCACCGGAGCGGTGCCACTGCTGCTCAACATGTACCTGCCAG CGGCGGGGCAGGCAAGggggagcggccgggggctgcggggacgCTGCCCGCGGGTGGGCGCTGGGGGGTCGCGGTCCCGCCTGGCTCCAACCCTCTCTCCACCCCACCCGCgccccctttttcccccagatCCAGTCGGGGAAACTTTGTTCAAAGACGGGAAGAGCCAGGCATGGGGGTCTCTCAGCCCCGGCGTGCAGAAAG GCAGCGGGCAGATCCAGCTGTGGCAGTTCTTGCTGGAGCTGCTTTCGGACCGGGCCAACCTGAACTGCATCGCCTGGGAAGGCACAAATGGGGAGTTCAAGCTGATCGACCCTGACGAGGTGGCACGGCGCTGGGGCGAGCGGAAGAGCAAACCCAACATGAATTATGACAAGCTGAGCCGGGCGCTGCGCTACTACTATGACAAGAACATCATGACCAAGGTCCACGGCAAGCGCTACGCCTACAAGTTCGACTTCCACGGGCTGGCACAGGTGTGCCAGCCAACCACCCCCGATCACACTCTCTACAAATTTCAGGGCAACCTGGCACCACTGCCCTTCTCGGGCATCTCCAAACTCAACCTCATGACCTCGGGAGTGACACCAGCTGGCTTCTCCTActggcctggctccagcccgTCCCTCTACCCTGGGCAtgggctccagccctcagccTCGTTCAGTGCCATGGCAGCCTCCCACCTCAACAACATGAACAACCATTACCATTag
- the CRYBA2 gene encoding beta-crystallin A2: MTSSEAMDTLGQYKITVWEEENFQGKRCEFLMECPSIMERGFRKIRSIKVESGPWVGFEYPEYQGQQFILEKGDYPRWEAWSGNSGYRTEHLLSFRPVKCANHNDSKVILYEAENFQGHKFELSDDYPSLQAMGWGNKEVASIKVNAGAWVAYQYPGYRGYQYVLERDRQNGEFKKYNEYSSQAHTNQIQSIRRVQH; this comes from the exons ATGACCAGCAGTGAAGCCATGGACACCCTGGGGCAGTACAAGATCACGGTGTGGGAGGAGGAGAACTTCCAGGGCAAGCGCTGCGAATTCCTCATGGAGTGCCCCAGCATCATGGAGCGCGGCTTCCGCAAGATCCGCTCCATCAAGGTGGAGTCTGGCCC cTGGGTAGGCTTCGAGTACCCTGAGTACCAGGGACAGCAGTTTATCCTGGAGAAGGGTGACTATCCCCGGTGGGAGGCCTGGAGTGGGAACAGTGGCTACCGGACCGAGCACCTCCTCTCCTTCCGGCCTGTCAAATGCGCA aACCACAATGACAGCAAAGTCATCCTCTACGAGGCTGAGAACTTCCAGGGTCACAAGTTTGAGCTGAGTGACGACTATCCCTCGCTGCAGGCCATGGGCTGGGGCAACAAGGAGGTGGCATCCATCAAAGTGAACGCCGGAGC GTGGGTGGCATACCAGTACCCAGGATACAGGGGCTACCAATACGTGCTGGAGCGGGACAGACAGAACGGCGAGTTCAAGAAGTACAATGAATACAGCAGCCAGGCCCACACCAACCAGATCCAATCCATCCGCCGCGTCCAGCACTGA